The following proteins are encoded in a genomic region of Mycobacterium kiyosense:
- a CDS encoding hypothetical protein (frameshifted, insertion at around 1579217) — protein sequence MRELDVLADRDRIARDLHDHVIQRLFAVGLSLQGTVPRTRETEVQQRLSEAVDDLQAVIQEIRTAIFDLHGASQGITRLRQRIDAAVGQFAGSGLRTTVQYIGPVSVVDSGLADHAEAVVREAVSNAARHAQATTLTVRIRVEDDLTIEVSDNGCGMPDLESDGITTSGLTNLRRRAEELGGKFTITKQPTGGTLLRWSAPLVQ from the coding sequence ATGCGTGAACTGGACGTGTTGGCCGATCGTGACCGCATCGCTCGCGATCTGCACGACCACGTCATCCAGCGACTGTTCGCCGTCGGGCTGTCGTTGCAGGGAACCGTGCCCAGAACCAGGGAAACTGAAGTGCAACAACGACTTTCAGAGGCAGTCGACGATCTGCAGGCGGTGATCCAGGAGATCCGGACAGCCATTTTCGACCTGCACGGCGCGTCCCAGGGCATCACCCGGTTGCGTCAGCGGATCGACGCCGCGGTCGGGCAGTTCGCCGGATCGGGCTTGCGCACCACGGTGCAGTACATCGGACCAGTGTCGGTGGTCGACAGCGGATTGGCCGACCATGCCGAAGCGGTGGTGCGCGAAGCCGTCAGCAACGCTGCCCGGCATGCGCAGGCCACCACGTTGACCGTCCGGATCAGGGTCGAGGACGATCTGACCATCGAGGTCAGCGACAACGGCTGCGGCATGCCCGACCTGGAATCCGACGGGATAACCACCAGCGGCCTGACCAACCTGCGCCGCCGCGCCGAGGAACTCGGCGGCAAGTTCACCATCACCAAGCAGCCCACTGGGGGAACGTTGCTGCGCTGGTCAGCGCCGCTCGTCCAATAG
- a CDS encoding putative NAD(P)H nitroreductase — translation MNARFPDAETLRTVLTLATRAPSIHNTQPWRWRVEPTSLQLFCEPDMQLRSTDPDGRDLIISCGVALHHCVVALASMGWRAKVSRLPDPDNPRHLAAIEVVAQVPDQNDIALAAAIPRRRTDRRAYSSWPVPGGDIAQMAARAARCGVMLRQVDSVDRMKNIVAQAGLDHMTDDAYMRELTTWSGRYGSVAGVPARSAPQADPAAPIPGRLFAGAGLAQPSGISPADDSAALLALGTERDDTLARLRAGEATSVVLLTATAMGLACCPITEPLEIPETRAAVRADVFGASGYPQMLLRVGWAPINADPLPATPRRRLVRVVDWPEQLLDERR, via the coding sequence ATGAACGCCCGATTTCCGGATGCCGAAACCCTGCGGACGGTGCTCACCCTGGCCACACGCGCGCCGTCGATCCACAACACCCAGCCGTGGCGGTGGCGGGTGGAGCCCACCAGCCTGCAACTGTTCTGCGAACCCGACATGCAACTGCGGAGCACCGACCCCGACGGTCGTGATCTGATCATCAGTTGCGGCGTCGCGCTGCATCACTGTGTGGTCGCGCTGGCATCGATGGGCTGGCGCGCCAAGGTCAGTAGGCTTCCCGACCCCGACAATCCGCGTCACCTGGCCGCCATCGAGGTGGTGGCCCAGGTTCCCGACCAGAACGACATCGCGCTGGCGGCCGCCATTCCACGTCGACGCACCGACCGGCGCGCCTACAGTTCCTGGCCCGTGCCGGGGGGCGACATCGCCCAGATGGCTGCCCGGGCGGCCCGCTGCGGCGTCATGCTGCGCCAGGTCGACTCCGTAGACAGAATGAAAAACATTGTGGCGCAAGCCGGTTTGGACCATATGACCGATGACGCGTACATGCGCGAGCTCACCACGTGGAGCGGGCGGTACGGTTCGGTGGCCGGTGTCCCGGCCCGCAGCGCTCCCCAGGCGGACCCCGCCGCCCCGATTCCCGGTCGCTTGTTCGCCGGCGCCGGCCTGGCGCAGCCGTCCGGTATCTCGCCCGCCGACGACAGTGCCGCGCTGCTGGCGCTCGGCACCGAGCGCGACGACACGCTGGCGCGACTGCGCGCCGGCGAGGCGACCAGTGTGGTGCTGCTGACCGCGACGGCGATGGGGCTGGCGTGCTGCCCGATCACCGAACCGCTGGAAATCCCGGAAACGCGTGCGGCGGTACGCGCCGACGTGTTCGGGGCCAGCGGCTACCCCCAGATGCTGCTCCGGGTGGGTTGGGCGCCGATCAACGCCGATCCGCTGCCCGCTACGCCGCGGCGCCGGTTGGTGCGGGTCGTCGACTGGCCCGAGCAGCTATTGGACGAGCGGCGCTGA
- the agpS gene encoding alkyldihydroxyacetonephosphate synthase, which translates to MRSWWGWGTLEEALTERETKDLVARVAALLPGHDLTDHRPPDPTALGLPGPRIAPPATLGGLCSAQIVDRAGHARGKAFRDVARNLQGRLDHLPDLVVRPRREQDVVDVLDWCAREGIPVIPYGGGSSVVGGVEPRFEEPAVTLDVSAMSAVVEVDQVSRAARIQAGALGPWIEDQLRRHDLTLRHFPQSFAFSSLGGWLATRAGGHFATLYTHIDDLTESVRVVTPAGISESRRLPGSGAGPSPDRLFIGSEGTLGVITEAWMRLQNRPRWQVTASVSFGSWAAAVAATRIIAQAGLYPANCRLLDPAEAFLNAGTSVNGGLLVLAFESADHPIDPWLDRALEIAADHGGTVVARRSRDTAGDNPERGAGDAAANWRSAFLRMPYQRDAMARRGVILETFETACTWGGFDDLHAAVTSAARAAIEKVCGTGVVTCRFTHVYPDGPAPYYGIYAAGRWGSLDAQWDEMKAAVSEAISTTGGTITHHHAVGRDHRPWYDRQRPGPFAAALRAVKQTLDPSGILNPGVLFDP; encoded by the coding sequence ATGCGTTCGTGGTGGGGCTGGGGGACCCTGGAGGAAGCCCTCACCGAGAGGGAGACGAAAGATCTGGTGGCGCGCGTGGCAGCGCTGCTGCCCGGCCATGACCTGACCGACCACCGGCCGCCGGACCCGACCGCGCTCGGGTTACCGGGTCCGCGGATCGCCCCGCCCGCGACGCTGGGCGGGCTGTGCTCGGCGCAGATCGTCGACCGGGCCGGCCATGCGCGGGGCAAGGCGTTTCGCGACGTGGCGCGCAACCTGCAGGGCCGCCTGGATCATCTGCCCGACCTGGTGGTGCGGCCGCGACGCGAGCAGGACGTGGTCGATGTGCTGGATTGGTGTGCGCGCGAAGGGATTCCGGTCATCCCGTACGGCGGCGGCAGTTCGGTGGTGGGTGGGGTGGAGCCGCGCTTCGAGGAACCGGCGGTGACGCTGGACGTCAGCGCGATGAGCGCGGTTGTCGAAGTCGACCAGGTCAGCCGCGCGGCGCGGATCCAGGCCGGGGCGCTGGGCCCGTGGATCGAGGACCAACTCCGCCGGCATGACCTGACGCTGCGGCACTTCCCGCAGTCGTTCGCGTTCTCCAGCCTCGGTGGCTGGTTGGCCACCCGCGCCGGCGGCCACTTCGCCACCCTGTACACCCACATCGACGACCTGACCGAGTCGGTGCGCGTGGTCACCCCCGCCGGGATCAGCGAGTCGCGACGGCTGCCCGGGTCGGGCGCGGGTCCGTCCCCGGACCGGCTGTTCATCGGCTCGGAAGGCACCCTCGGCGTCATCACCGAGGCGTGGATGCGGCTGCAGAACCGGCCGCGCTGGCAGGTCACCGCGTCGGTGTCGTTCGGCAGCTGGGCCGCCGCGGTCGCCGCGACCCGCATCATCGCGCAAGCGGGCCTCTACCCGGCCAACTGCCGACTGCTCGACCCGGCCGAGGCGTTCCTGAACGCCGGCACGTCGGTCAACGGCGGCTTGCTGGTGCTGGCTTTCGAGTCGGCGGATCATCCGATCGACCCGTGGCTGGACCGGGCGCTGGAAATCGCGGCCGACCACGGCGGCACCGTGGTCGCGCGCCGGAGCCGAGACACCGCGGGTGACAACCCCGAACGGGGCGCCGGCGACGCCGCCGCGAACTGGCGCTCGGCGTTCCTGCGGATGCCCTACCAGCGCGACGCCATGGCCCGCCGGGGCGTCATCCTGGAAACCTTCGAAACCGCTTGCACCTGGGGTGGATTCGACGACCTGCACGCCGCGGTCACCAGCGCTGCCCGGGCCGCGATCGAAAAGGTATGCGGCACCGGGGTGGTGACCTGCCGGTTCACCCACGTGTACCCCGACGGGCCCGCACCCTACTACGGCATCTATGCCGCGGGCCGGTGGGGCTCCCTGGACGCGCAGTGGGACGAGATGAAAGCCGCTGTCTCCGAAGCGATCAGCACCACCGGTGGCACCATCACCCATCACCACGCGGTCGGTCGCGACCACCGTCCCTGGTATGACCGGCAACGACCGGGCCCGTTCGCGGCCGCGCTGCGCGCCGTCAAACAAACCCTGGATCCGTCCGGAATCCTCAATCCCGGAGTGCTTTTCGACCCGTGA
- the fprA gene encoding NADPH-ferredoxin reductase FprA translates to MRPYHVAIVGSGPSGFFAAASLLKAADAGDDVEVVVDMLEMLPTPWGLVRSGVAPDHPKIKSISKQFEKTAADARFRFFGNVVVGEHVQSSELADKYDAVVYAVGAQSDKPLNIPGEDLPGSISAVDFVGWYNAHPHFEEKTPNLSGTRAVVVGNGNVAIDVARILVTDPDVLAQTDIADHALESLRPKGVEEVVIIGRRGPLQTAFTTLELRELGELEGVDVIVDPAQFEGITDEDAEAAGKTTKQNIKVLRGYSEREPRPGHRRIVFRFLTSPIEIKGTDRVESIVLGRNELVTDESGWVSAKDTGEREELPAQLVVRSVGYRGTPTPGLPFDDKRGTIPHRNGRIEESRNEYVVGWIKRGPTGVIGTNKSDSQDTVDTLLADLAAAAGQGNLADFPDDHRDQLAAWLTERQPKVVTSAHWEVIDTFERAAGEPHGRPRVKLANLARLLHIGHG, encoded by the coding sequence ATGCGTCCGTATCATGTTGCGATCGTCGGCTCCGGACCGTCCGGATTCTTCGCCGCCGCTTCCCTGCTCAAGGCCGCCGACGCCGGTGACGACGTCGAGGTGGTCGTCGACATGCTGGAGATGCTGCCCACGCCGTGGGGGTTGGTGCGTTCCGGCGTCGCGCCCGACCACCCGAAGATCAAGTCGATCAGCAAACAGTTCGAGAAAACGGCGGCCGACGCGCGGTTCCGGTTCTTCGGCAACGTGGTGGTGGGCGAGCACGTCCAGTCCAGTGAGCTGGCCGACAAGTACGACGCGGTGGTCTACGCCGTGGGCGCGCAGTCCGACAAGCCGCTCAACATTCCCGGCGAGGACCTGCCCGGCAGTATCTCCGCGGTCGACTTCGTCGGCTGGTACAACGCGCACCCGCATTTCGAGGAAAAGACGCCGAACCTGTCCGGGACCCGCGCGGTGGTCGTCGGCAACGGCAACGTCGCCATCGACGTCGCCCGGATTTTGGTCACCGATCCCGACGTGCTGGCACAGACCGACATCGCCGACCACGCGCTGGAGTCGCTGCGTCCCAAGGGCGTCGAAGAGGTGGTGATCATCGGTCGGCGCGGACCGCTGCAGACCGCGTTCACCACGCTGGAACTGCGCGAACTCGGCGAGCTCGAGGGTGTGGACGTGATCGTCGACCCGGCGCAGTTCGAGGGCATCACCGACGAGGATGCCGAGGCGGCCGGCAAGACCACCAAACAGAACATCAAGGTGCTGCGCGGTTACAGCGAGCGTGAGCCACGGCCCGGCCACCGCCGAATCGTGTTCCGCTTCTTGACATCCCCGATCGAGATCAAGGGCACCGACCGCGTCGAGAGCATCGTGCTGGGCCGCAACGAGCTGGTCACCGACGAAAGTGGTTGGGTCTCAGCCAAAGACACCGGTGAGCGCGAAGAACTTCCGGCGCAGCTGGTGGTCCGCTCGGTCGGCTACCGCGGCACACCCACTCCCGGGCTGCCGTTCGACGACAAGCGCGGCACCATCCCGCACCGCAACGGCCGGATCGAGGAGAGCCGCAACGAGTACGTCGTCGGCTGGATCAAGCGCGGACCGACCGGGGTCATCGGCACCAACAAATCCGACTCGCAGGACACCGTCGACACGCTGCTCGCCGATCTGGCCGCCGCGGCCGGGCAAGGCAACCTGGCCGACTTCCCCGACGATCACCGCGACCAGCTCGCCGCTTGGCTGACCGAACGCCAGCCCAAAGTGGTCACCTCGGCGCACTGGGAGGTCATCGACACCTTCGAGCGGGCGGCCGGCGAGCCGCACGGGCGCCCACGGGTGAAGCTGGCCAACCTGGCCCGGCTGCTGCACATAGGCCACGGGTAG
- the prfB gene encoding peptide chain release factor 2 — translation MEPDRQADIAALDSTLTTVERVLDVEGLKSRIEKLEQQASDPNLWDDQAHAQKVTSELSHTQGELRRIEELRQRLDDLPVLYELADEEDGPAAESARAEADAELKALRADIEATEVRTLLSGEYDEREALVTIRSGAGGVDAADWAEMLMRMYIRWAEQHKYPVEVFDTSYAEEAGIKSATFAVHAPFAYGTLSVEQGTHRLVRISPFDNQSRRQTSFAEVEVLPVVETTDHIEIPEGDIRVDVYRSSGPGGQSVNTTDSAVRLTHIPTGIVVTCQNEKSQLQNKVSALRVLQAKLLERKRSEERAELDALKGDGGSSWGNQMRSYVLHPYQMVKDLRTEHEVGNPAAVLDGDIDGFLEAGIRWRNRKDDD, via the coding sequence GTGGAACCTGACCGTCAAGCCGATATTGCCGCCCTCGACTCCACCCTGACCACGGTGGAACGGGTGCTGGATGTGGAGGGTCTGAAGAGCCGGATCGAGAAACTCGAGCAGCAGGCGTCCGACCCGAATCTGTGGGACGACCAGGCGCACGCGCAGAAGGTAACCAGCGAGTTATCCCACACCCAGGGTGAGCTGCGCCGTATCGAGGAGTTGCGGCAGCGCCTCGACGACCTGCCGGTGCTCTACGAACTGGCCGACGAAGAGGACGGCCCGGCGGCCGAATCCGCGCGTGCCGAGGCCGACGCCGAACTCAAAGCTTTGCGCGCCGACATCGAAGCCACCGAAGTGCGCACTTTGCTGTCCGGTGAGTACGACGAACGTGAGGCTTTGGTCACAATTCGCTCGGGCGCCGGCGGAGTCGACGCCGCCGACTGGGCCGAGATGCTGATGCGGATGTACATCCGCTGGGCTGAGCAGCACAAATACCCCGTCGAGGTGTTCGACACGTCCTACGCGGAAGAGGCCGGGATCAAAAGCGCCACCTTCGCCGTGCACGCGCCGTTCGCCTACGGCACCTTGTCGGTCGAACAGGGCACCCACCGGCTGGTGCGGATCAGCCCGTTCGACAACCAAAGCCGACGTCAGACGTCGTTCGCGGAGGTCGAAGTGCTGCCCGTGGTGGAGACCACCGACCACATCGAAATCCCGGAAGGCGACATCCGCGTCGACGTCTACCGGTCCAGCGGTCCGGGCGGCCAATCGGTGAACACCACCGACTCGGCGGTTCGACTCACCCACATCCCGACCGGTATCGTCGTCACTTGCCAGAACGAGAAGTCGCAACTGCAGAACAAAGTTTCGGCGTTACGAGTGCTTCAGGCAAAGTTGTTGGAGCGCAAGCGTTCCGAGGAACGCGCGGAGCTGGACGCCTTGAAGGGCGACGGCGGCAGCTCCTGGGGCAACCAGATGCGGTCCTACGTACTGCACCCCTATCAGATGGTCAAGGACCTGCGCACCGAGCACGAGGTGGGCAATCCCGCGGCTGTCCTGGACGGAGACATCGACGGGTTCCTGGAAGCAGGGATCCGTTGGCGCAACAGAAAAGATGACGACTAA
- the ftsE gene encoding cell division ATP-binding protein FtsE encodes MIALEHVTKQYKSSARPALDDINVKIDKGEFVFLIGPSGSGKSTFMRLLLAAETPTSGDIRVSKFHVNKLRGRNVPKLRQVMGCVFQDFRLLQQKSVYDNVAFALEVIGRRADTINRVVPEVLETVGLSGKANRLPHELSGGEQQRVAIARAYVNKPLVLLADEPTGNLDPDTSKDIMDLLEKINRIGGTTVVMATHDHNIVDAMRQRVVELSLGRLVRDEQGGVYGMDR; translated from the coding sequence ATGATTGCCCTGGAACATGTCACCAAGCAGTACAAATCGTCGGCACGCCCGGCCTTGGATGACATCAACGTGAAGATCGACAAGGGTGAGTTCGTCTTCCTCATCGGTCCGTCGGGTTCAGGCAAGTCGACGTTCATGCGGCTGCTGCTGGCCGCCGAGACACCGACCTCCGGGGACATCCGGGTATCGAAGTTCCACGTCAACAAGCTGCGCGGGCGCAACGTGCCCAAGCTGCGGCAGGTGATGGGCTGCGTCTTCCAGGACTTCCGGTTGCTGCAGCAGAAGTCGGTTTACGACAACGTCGCGTTCGCGCTGGAAGTCATCGGCAGACGCGCCGACACGATCAACCGGGTGGTGCCGGAAGTGCTCGAAACGGTGGGCCTGTCCGGCAAAGCCAACCGGTTGCCGCACGAGCTGTCCGGCGGCGAGCAGCAACGGGTGGCGATCGCCCGCGCGTACGTCAACAAGCCGCTGGTCCTGCTGGCAGACGAGCCCACCGGCAACCTGGACCCGGACACCAGTAAGGACATCATGGATTTGTTGGAGAAGATCAACCGTATCGGCGGGACGACCGTCGTGATGGCCACCCACGACCACAACATCGTGGACGCGATGCGCCAGCGCGTGGTCGAGTTGTCGCTGGGCAGGCTGGTCCGCGACGAACAGGGCGGCGTCTACGGGATGGATCGCTAA
- the ftsX gene encoding cell division protein FtsX, whose translation MRFGFLVNEVLTGLRRNVTMTIAMILTTAISIGLFGGGLLMVRLADKSRAIYLDRVETQVFLTEDISANDPDCSGAVCKALRDKIERRQDVKAVRFVNQEAAYTSAMKKFPEFKEYAGKDSFPASFIVKLASPDQHTEFAAAMEGQPGVRGTLNEKQLIDRLFAVLDGLSNAAFAVALVQAIGAILLIANMVQVAAYTRRTEIGIMRLVGASRWYTQLPFLVEAVFAATIGVVIAILGLIAVRAWFLEDALSEFYNAHLIARVDYGDIFFPVSLILLALGVAMSGLTAYTTLRVYIRR comes from the coding sequence GTGCGCTTCGGATTCCTGGTCAACGAGGTCCTGACGGGGCTTCGCCGCAACGTCACGATGACGATCGCGATGATCCTGACCACCGCGATCTCCATCGGCTTGTTCGGCGGCGGTCTGCTGATGGTCCGGCTCGCCGACAAGTCCCGCGCCATCTATCTCGACCGCGTCGAGACGCAGGTGTTCCTCACCGAGGACATCTCGGCTAACGACCCCGATTGCAGCGGGGCGGTGTGCAAGGCGCTGCGCGACAAGATCGAGCGACGCCAGGACGTCAAGGCGGTGCGGTTCGTCAACCAGGAGGCGGCCTATACCTCGGCGATGAAGAAGTTCCCCGAGTTCAAGGAATACGCCGGAAAGGACTCCTTCCCGGCCTCGTTCATCGTCAAGCTCGCCAGCCCTGACCAGCACACCGAGTTCGCTGCCGCGATGGAGGGCCAACCCGGTGTGCGCGGCACCCTCAACGAGAAACAGCTGATCGACCGGTTGTTCGCGGTGTTGGACGGCTTGAGCAACGCGGCGTTCGCGGTGGCGCTGGTGCAGGCGATCGGAGCGATCCTGCTGATCGCGAACATGGTGCAGGTCGCCGCCTATACCCGAAGAACCGAGATCGGCATCATGCGATTAGTGGGCGCCAGCCGCTGGTATACCCAGCTGCCGTTCCTGGTGGAGGCGGTGTTCGCCGCCACCATCGGGGTGGTGATCGCGATCCTGGGCCTGATCGCGGTCCGCGCTTGGTTCCTCGAAGATGCGCTGAGCGAGTTCTACAACGCCCACCTGATCGCCAGAGTGGACTACGGCGACATCTTCTTCCCGGTCTCGCTGATCCTGCTCGCCCTCGGGGTGGCGATGTCCGGGCTGACGGCCTACACCACGCTGCGCGTCTACATACGGCGGTAG
- the smpB gene encoding SsrA-binding protein encodes MANKSQSKRRADGRQIIASNRKARHNYAILEVFEAGVALQGTEVKSLREGHASLVDAFATVDDGEIWLRNVHIPEYRHGSWTNHEPRRNRKLLLHRRQIDTLIGKIREGNYALVPLSMYFSEGKVKVELALGRGKQAHDKRQDMAKRDAQREVVRELGRRAKGMGS; translated from the coding sequence GTGGCCAACAAGTCGCAGTCCAAGCGACGCGCAGACGGCAGACAGATCATTGCCAGCAACCGCAAGGCCCGGCACAACTATGCGATCCTCGAGGTGTTCGAGGCCGGTGTGGCCTTGCAGGGCACTGAGGTCAAGAGCCTGCGCGAAGGGCATGCGTCGCTGGTCGACGCGTTCGCAACGGTCGACGACGGCGAGATCTGGCTGCGCAACGTGCACATCCCGGAATACCGGCACGGCAGCTGGACCAATCACGAGCCGCGGCGCAACCGCAAACTGCTGCTGCACCGCCGCCAGATCGACACGCTGATCGGCAAGATCCGCGAAGGCAACTACGCCCTGGTGCCGTTGTCGATGTACTTCTCCGAGGGCAAGGTCAAGGTCGAATTGGCGCTGGGACGAGGCAAGCAGGCGCACGACAAACGTCAGGACATGGCCAAGCGCGACGCCCAGCGCGAGGTGGTCCGGGAGCTGGGCCGGCGGGCCAAGGGGATGGGTTCCTGA
- a CDS encoding hypothetical protein (frameshifted, insertion at around 1592642, deletion at around 1592459) has translation MTATDTTKLLAQLRTLLDLTHTEIQIAETRIVQARTEAVRRELEQNATNARERAVAIGNAIRDLGGFPDVIGPFLGRAAAAVKALTEQAQPFDEALLGDLALEDQLLDRARYAKALAVAAKQKDIESLADRLITAHSATVDWLTTVLAEDALGGPAALRRTPLQAAAGTAVKLVNLPVNWSVRGLDRALDALRSAGPAFNELVERSGNATEIAAKALTASRTPPSRRPRR, from the coding sequence ATGACTGCCACGGATACGACCAAGCTGCTCGCGCAACTGCGAACGCTGCTCGACCTGACCCACACCGAGATCCAGATCGCCGAAACCCGCATTGTGCAGGCCCGCACCGAAGCCGTCCGCCGCGAGCTGGAGCAGAACGCCACCAACGCCCGCGAGCGCGCAGTGGCGATCGGCAACGCCATTCGCGACCTCGGCGGCTTCCCGGACGTGATCGGACCCTTCCTGGGCCGCGCGGCTGCCGCGGTGAAGGCGCTCACCGAGCAGGCGCAACCGTTCGACGAGGCGCTGCTGGGTGACCTCGCGCTCGAGGATCAGCTGCTCGATCGGGCCCGCTACGCCAAGGCCCTGGCCGTGGCCGCCAAGCAGAAGGACATCGAGAGCCTGGCAGACCGCCTGATCACCGCCCACTCGGCGACGGTGGACTGGCTCACCACGGTGCTCGCCGAAGACGCGCTGGGCGGTCCCGCGGCGCTGCGCCGCACCCCGCTGCAAGCAGCCGCGGGCACCGCGGTGAAGCTGGTCAACCTGCCGGTCAACTGGTCGGTTCGCGGGCTGGACCGGGCCTTAGACGCACTGCGCTCCGCCGGCCCGGCGTTCAACGAGCTGGTCGAGCGCAGCGGCAACGCGACCGAGATCGCCGCCAAGGCGCTCACTGCATCCCGGACGCCGCCCTCGAGGCGGCCGAGAAGGTGA
- a CDS encoding hypothetical protein (frameshifted, insertion at around 1592642, deletion at around 1592459), with product MTRREGADRAADVLHSGRAAAGVLDAAELPVADYDDLNVSEAVAAVKELDEPGGSARDHRLRRGAQEPSARRLGGPDQGCRDCAGGRRHQLAAVATECPQPAGWGALGWALSVPGNKMRLLPVDGGVP from the coding sequence GTGACTCGCCGCGAAGGGGCCGACCGGGCCGCCGACGTGCTGCACTCCGGGCGGGCCGCGGCGGGCGTGTTGGATGCCGCGGAGCTGCCGGTCGCCGACTACGACGACCTCAATGTCAGCGAGGCCGTGGCCGCGGTGAAGGAGCTCGACGAGCCGGGGGGATCTGCGCGCGATCATCGCCTACGAAGAGGCGCACAAGAACCGTCAGCGCGTCGTCTCGGCGGGCCAGACCAGGGTTGCCGCGATTGCGCAGGAGGTCGTCGGCATCAGTTAGCCGCTGTTGCCACCGAGTGCCCCCAGCCGGCGGGTTGGGGGGCACTCGGTTGGGCGCTGTCGGTGCCCGGGAACAAAATGAGGTTGCTGCCGGTTGATGGCGGCGTACCATAG
- a CDS encoding hypothetical protein (frameshifted, insertion at around 1594116, deletion at around 1594342) yields MDGFGGYKTAATEELPDATAVMDPFHVVALAGLKLDLCRQRIQRPTCGHRGRTGDPLYGVRRSLRTRCRC; encoded by the coding sequence ATGGACGGCTTCGGCGGCTACAAGACCGCCGCCACCGAGGAACTGCCCGACGCCACCGCGGTCATGGATCCGTTCCACGTCGTCGCGCTGGCGGGCCTGAAGTTGGATCTGTGCCGCCAACGCATCCAGCGGCCGACCTGCGGGCACCGGGGTCGCACCGGCGATCCGCTCTACGGAGTACGCCGCTCCCTGCGCACCCGGTGCCGTTGCTAA
- a CDS encoding hypothetical protein (frameshifted, deletion at around 1594342), giving the protein MFADDDHLGVMVTWSVYQRIIAAYSHPDRRRGKTMMTAIINSLRRGVPAILAELAQLGRTLHRRRADILAFFDHRASNGPTEAINGRLEALRRNALGFRNLPHYRWRSLLHSGALHSLVDAL; this is encoded by the coding sequence GTGTTCGCCGATGACGATCATCTCGGGGTCATGGTGACCTGGAGCGTCTATCAGCGCATCATCGCCGCCTACAGCCACCCCGACCGACGCCGCGGCAAGACCATGATGACCGCGATCATCAACTCGTTACGCCGCGGCGTCCCCGCGATCCTCGCCGAACTGGCCCAACTCGGCCGTACCCTGCACCGCCGCCGCGCCGACATCCTGGCGTTCTTCGACCACCGCGCCTCTAACGGGCCCACCGAGGCCATCAACGGCCGCCTGGAAGCCCTGCGCCGCAACGCCCTTGGCTTCCGAAATCTCCCCCACTACCGATGGCGCTCACTGCTACACAGTGGCGCCTTGCACTCACTGGTCGATGCACTCTGA